GTGTGGGCAGCCTGGCTGCACTGATTTATATGTATACCCGCATTTGGAGAAAAAAATTCCCGCATGGGTAAATCAATAGGCAATTAGCAATTGACAAAAATCCCTTCTGGCATTAGCTTGCCTATAATCGATCACTCCCCAATACGCGAACCCTTGTCTATTGCCTATTGATTAGGGGTTTAAAATCTTGTAGCCGGGCAACCTACTTTTTTATCGCGGTTATAGGCAGGTAAGCCTGCAATGCGTTTGTACTGGTCAATAAATCCCCGCACGGTAACGGTTAAAGCCATGTAATAATAGCCATCTTTCACATTTGCACCGCCGCGGTTTGTTTTGGCGGCAGGGTAACCACCGGCGCCTACTTCATTTCCCCGGTAAGCCAGGTCAACAGCCGTTTGGCCTTTGGCAGCCAGCAATGCTCCCTGATCGGCATAGGTAGTGCTCACATCATCCAGGTAATCGGTGAACAGTTTCCGATAACCCAATTCCAATCCAACGCGAACATCTTCACTGATGGCATAAGTAGCGCCTACCCCCAGGGGTATATTAAATTGAGTGAGTTTATATTCTTTTTTACCGGGCTCAAAGCCTTCACCTTCGGTGCTCAGCGGTTGCAGGTAGGTTTTATCGCCAGCGGCAGTGTGCGTGTACGGATTAAAATGATACAGGCCAATACCGGCAAAGATGTAAGGCGTCCACCAGCTGTCGTTGAGGCTTAAAATATTGTATTGAGCGCCTAACTCTATGTCCCACAATTTGGTTTGAAAGTTCAGGTTGCGTGCCTTCATCACGGAGGTACCTTTTTTATCATCAGCCTTCAGCGAGGTGAGGGTAAAATAGGTACGGGCGGTAAAATGTTCCGACAGGTCGTACATGGCGCCCAGCGAACCTAAAAACTTAGCCTGATTAAAAGTGATGCTCTTGGCCTGCAGATCGCCCTGGTAATTGGCGATACCCAAACGGGCCGCAAAATGGAAGTTTTGTGCAGCAGCTGCCAGGGGAAGGCAGGCTAATAACGTGGTAATGACTCTCATTAGATATTCAATTAGGATATAATTCGTTCACCAGCGCAAATCTACGGTTTGGTTGACACCTTTTAAACGGTTTGATAGTGAATTTATTACCTCCGCCGTAGGCAGAGAGTCGTGAAACGCCAAACGTGAAACGTGAAAGGGTTCCCGAACGTTGAGACTTATAACTATTGCTTCGCCGGCATTTTCTCTGCCTTCTGCCGCGCAGCGGTGTATTGCTTATAGCTTACAGCTTGAGGCCTGAAGCTTGAGGCTGCTTTCTACTGTTTCCCGTCCAAAATAACTGGCGTATTACCCTTACCCATAATCACCATTTTGGCATTGGCTGAACCGGCCAGTTCTTTCATGGCCTTTATTTGTTCGTATTGCAGCTGGCGGTCCGTAAGGCTTTCGTTTATTATGCGCTGGTAGTCGGAAATACCCTGCGCTTCTACCCGTTTACGCTCTGCTTCCTGCCGTTCTTTTTGTAAAACGAACTGCATTTTCTGGGCATCCTGTTCGGCGGTGATCTTTTGTTCGATAGCCGTTTTTACCATCGCCGGCAATACTATATTGCGGATCAGGATCTGTTCAAGCAACAGGCCGCGCCGTTTAAAATCGCCTTCTATGGTTTTAAAAATACGGCTCTGAAATTCATCGCGTTTGGTTGAATACAGGGCCACCGCGTCATAATATACCGCGTTGTCGCGGATTTTGGTACGGGTAACGGGC
The Niastella koreensis GR20-10 genome window above contains:
- a CDS encoding DUF6089 family protein, whose product is MRVITTLLACLPLAAAAQNFHFAARLGIANYQGDLQAKSITFNQAKFLGSLGAMYDLSEHFTARTYFTLTSLKADDKKGTSVMKARNLNFQTKLWDIELGAQYNILSLNDSWWTPYIFAGIGLYHFNPYTHTAAGDKTYLQPLSTEGEGFEPGKKEYKLTQFNIPLGVGATYAISEDVRVGLELGYRKLFTDYLDDVSTTYADQGALLAAKGQTAVDLAYRGNEVGAGGYPAAKTNRGGANVKDGYYYMALTVTVRGFIDQYKRIAGLPAYNRDKKVGCPATRF